The genomic interval TAATATGGGAGGTGATACTATAATTGGGTGTACATTAACGCGTGTGTGCTTATTATGTTTTTAAAGTTGTCCTAACGAGAGTTAGCGCTAGCTCAGGTTAGCCTGTCAGTCAGTggaacagaggagagaaagTGTCATGTGTGCTACAATATCGACCCTTTTACTCAAACAACCATCATATATACTTTTAAGCAGAACTTGTGATAGGAGCTCATTTGTCAACGCTATTCGTATTACTATAGATTTAGTTTAATAACTCCTTCAAGTGCATAGTCAATGTGTAAAACCTGTCTTTCACAAAGTGCCTTCACTTCGTAAAAAATGAAACGTCAAACGTTGACACATTTAAGTTCTGTTTATTAATCCAATTCGGCAACACAGTTGACATAGTTGAAAGAATAGCTCCTTGACCCCCCGAAGCTACCTCGGAATCATGAGTGGTTCCAAGCCGGACATTCTGTGGTCCCCCCACCACCCGGACCGCTATGTGATCTGCGACTCTGAGCTCGGCCTGTACCGCATCGGCCCCGCCTGCAGCGCGGAGACAAAGGCGGGCACACTCCCGCTCTCAGTGGACACCGCCGCCACCTTACTCGCCATCAACTCCGACACGCCTTACATGAAATGCGTCGCCTGGTACCCCAAACATGAACCCGAGTGCCTTCTGGCCGTGGGCCAAGCCAACGGCCGGGTGGTCCTCACTAGCCTGGGCCAGAGCCACAACTCTAAATGCAAAGAGCTCATGGGGAAGGAGTTCATCCCCAAACACGCCCGCCAATGCAACACCCTGGCCTGGAACCCTCATGACAGCAACTGGCTGGCAGCGGGGCTGGACAAGCACCGCGCAGACTTCTCCGTCCTCATCTGGGACATCAGCCGGCAGTCCTCACCCGACGCCAGTGTTGCAGCCGAGAAGATCCGTCTGTCAGCGGTGGACGTGGACTCGGGCTCAGTTGTGACCAAGCCCCTGTATGAGCTGGGGCAGAACGACGCCTGCCTGTCGCTCTGCTGGCTGCCCCGGGACCAGAAGCTGCTGCTGGCTGGGATGCACCGCAACTTGGCCATCTTCGACCTGAGGAACACCAGCCAGAAGACCTTTGTGAACACCAAGGCCATCCAGGGCGTGACGGTGGACCCCCACTTCCACGACCGCGTGGCCTCCTTCTTCGAGGGCCAGGTGGCCATCTGGGACCTCCGGAAGTTTGAGAAGCCGGTGCTGACCCTCACGGAGCAGCCCAAGCCTCTCACCAAGGTAGGATACGGGCAGTTTTTATAGAAAGTTCCATTAGGATTATTTTGTATGATTGTGTTACAAGTACGTTACGGATATgtcatgtttattgtttataaaAAGAGGGACTAATAATAGGGGACCGAGCttagggctgcttgattatggaaaaaaagtGGTATAAAGGGCGGTTTGTATAAAAGTATACAACTTGAAACACACTTTTCCAAGTATAATTTTTTTCGCATAACTTTTTGGAGGCACAAGATGAACGTAGTCCATCCATCACTTCACATAAGAGCGTTTCTCAGGTAAACAATGCATAGTGTTTGTTTGGTCTTGACCAAATAAAGCACATATTTGCATACACTGCATTACAGTTGTAGGTAATGCTCCATTAGCTCACGATTGTCCTATGGAAAGCCTATCGTGTAAATGCATGCATCGGTGATGTAAAGAGGCCCACGTCCATGGGCGACAAAGTCTTCTAACATCGCCGCGACGACAACGCGTCGAGTGTGACCCTttccccgtccctccctccaggtggCATGGTGCCCCACGCGCACGGGCCTGCTGGCCACGCTGACGCGCGACAGCAACGTGATCCGCCTGTACGACATGCAGCACACGCCCACGCCCATCGGCGACGAGACGGAGCCCACGGTCATCGAGCGCAGCGTGCGGCCCTGCGACAGCCAGTTGGGCAGCTTTGCCTGGCACCCCTCGGCCCAGAACCGCATGGTGGTCGTCTCCGCCGCCAACCGCGTCATGACGGACTTCACCGTGTTCGAGCGCATCTCGCTGGCCTGGAGCTCCAGCGCCGACCTCACCTGGGCGTGCGGGCGCCACCTGTACGACTGCACCGAGGACGGTGCGGGAGAGGGGGCGGAGAGCGCCATCGAGAAGGACATCGCCACCAAGATGAGGCAGCGGGCGCAGTCGCGCTACGGCCACGACACCACCCAGGTGTGGAGGAACCACCTGCTGGCCGGCGGGGACGACGCCCAGCTGAAGTCGCTGTGGTACGACCTCTTCTATATCCTTTGGAGGCCGGAGGCTGGGAACGCCACGCCGAGCGCTACTTCCTGTTACGCAGAGCGCTGCTTCCTGTCACGCTGCGTTTTGTTTTGGGAGAGTACAAACGACATGGCTGAGTCATTTGGAAAGtgtttccttcttcttttttttattttttatgtttatcacTGTATTATTGTTTAGATGCATGTCAGAAATTGCATGTAGGGATAAGGGCATCTTGTGCAGGAACGCCTACAGGTAGACAgcggacattggggtttgaacccataACCTTTCAACCGTAAGTCAAATGTCCTCTTGTTCCCCCTGATAATGAAATGAAAGTCTTCAGACGTGCTCTCTTAATGTGTCAGCGTGTCACAGTATTACAGTGTCTCGGAGTCGGTTGGTTTTCCTATGCAAGCTTCACATATGAAACAGTGCACGGAGAACCCTGATCTGAAGCTGCAGGGGAACAAACAGGCCCTGGTCTACTCCGGGATCAAGGACATCGTCAAGGTCAGCTCAGGTGAGACATCTGACGCGCGCACGCCACACGCCACACgcggaatgggttaacctagcgattgttagcgcttggcacttggttctatgaacatcattcctgtaccgacagtgatattaTTGTTCCTCTTTCaactgacaaatgtacttattgtaggtgGCTTGGATGAGAGCTCCTACTGAACGCCCCTGATgtaaatgtcccccccccccccctacaggcaCCGCAGAGAGCCGGCGCTGCTGGAGCGGCTCCGAGCGGCCGGCCAGCGCGCTGCGCTACCACAGCGAGGAGCGGAGCCTGGCACTGAGGCTGTGCGGCTGGACCAGCcaggccgggggggcggggggggggccggaggtGGACGCCGAGCCCTTCCTGCTCTCCCTGGAGCAGGGCCGGGAGTGGCAGCGGGCCGCCGCCGTGGCCCTCTTCAACCTGGACATCCGGAGAGCCATCCAGCTGCTGCACAAGGGAGCCACCACCGACAAGGGTGAGACGGGGGCGGGGCTGCTGTTGGGGTGGAGTGGGCGGGACTagtggtggggagggagggggcaggtcTAATGGATGGGGGATGGAGTGGGCGGGACTagtggtggggagggagggggcaggtcTAATGGATGGGGGATGGAGTGGGCGGGACTAGTggtcgggagggagggggcaggtcTAATGGATGGGTGTGGAGTGGGCGGGACtagtggtggagagggagggggcgggactaatggatcggggaggagggggcgggactagtggtgaggagggagggggcaggtctaatggatgggggaggagggggcgggtctCCAGTGGAACGTTTCTGGAACCCGACCTCACCGTCTGTAGTCTACCTGTTATGCAGGGCAAGATGCCCTGACCTcttacctgctccataatgacatTTATCTGAATAAggcaaaaacaacagcaacactTATTTCGTACAGCATTAGTAGTtcttagaagacgcttttatccaaagtaaatAAAGCTTGTTATTTGCAGCTTGAGTATTATTCCCTCCGCTTGGCAGGATGTGCATTGCATAAAGAAAGCTCTAgtgcagtc from Gadus morhua chromosome 11, gadMor3.0, whole genome shotgun sequence carries:
- the mios gene encoding GATOR2 complex protein MIOS, translating into MSGSKPDILWSPHHPDRYVICDSELGLYRIGPACSAETKAGTLPLSVDTAATLLAINSDTPYMKCVAWYPKHEPECLLAVGQANGRVVLTSLGQSHNSKCKELMGKEFIPKHARQCNTLAWNPHDSNWLAAGLDKHRADFSVLIWDISRQSSPDASVAAEKIRLSAVDVDSGSVVTKPLYELGQNDACLSLCWLPRDQKLLLAGMHRNLAIFDLRNTSQKTFVNTKAIQGVTVDPHFHDRVASFFEGQVAIWDLRKFEKPVLTLTEQPKPLTKVAWCPTRTGLLATLTRDSNVIRLYDMQHTPTPIGDETEPTVIERSVRPCDSQLGSFAWHPSAQNRMVVVSAANRVMTDFTVFERISLAWSSSADLTWACGRHLYDCTEDGAGEGAESAIEKDIATKMRQRAQSRYGHDTTQVWRNHLLAGGDDAQLKSLWYDLFYMKQCTENPDLKLQGNKQALVYSGIKDIVKVSSGTAESRRCWSGSERPASALRYHSEERSLALRLCGWTSQAGGAGGGPEVDAEPFLLSLEQGREWQRAAAVALFNLDIRRAIQLLHKGATTDKGDLNLSVVAMALSGYTDERNSLWREMCSSLRSQLRNPYLLVMFAFLTSEPGSYDGVLYESSVAVRDRVAFACMFLNDTQLPRYIEKLTNELKEAGNLEGILLTGLTRDGVDLMESYVDRTGDVQTASFCMLRGSPGDVVKDSRVQGWIENYRHLLDAWRFWHKRAEFDIHRGKLDPSSKPLAQVFVSCNFCGKSISYSCSSVPHQGRGFSQYGVSGSPTKSKVTSCPGCRKPLPRCALCLMNMGTPVSNCQGLGKSEEKGDPARENKLAQFNNWFTWCHNCRHGGHAGHMLGWFRDHTECPVSACTCKCMQLDTTGNLVPSDSV